One window of Channa argus isolate prfri chromosome 4, Channa argus male v1.0, whole genome shotgun sequence genomic DNA carries:
- the fbxo31 gene encoding F-box only protein 31 isoform X1, whose translation MAVCARLCGVGQSRRCRRRQPHNQQDQGSDSDMDEEEGERVVAQRQVDVGSGGPKSGVATARPSDAGEYGSGLVNRAGFLDRTSTVPPQPQSLAELPPELLVEIFSVLPGTALPDVALVCKKFRHILNTETIWRRRCVEEFGINEDPRKMEVGGISSRDFYVKRVNPRVKSGRFMKLLPDYEHMDYRDVYTCLLHPYRHILGLWQPDIGPYGGLLNVVVDGVFIIGWMYLPPHDPRVEDPMRRRPLFRIHMLESDKATVECMYGHKGPHKGDIQTVKKDEFSTKCNETEYHRMPGGRQEEFRTWLEEEWGRTLEEIFHEHMQELILMKFIYTSQYDNCLTYRRIYLPPTMPSDLLQPGLFKGTYGSHGLEIVMLSFHGTSARATKLTGDPNVPAGQLTLDVDLNRPVVLPDLEHQRKIEELSRLVMGVHEEMQREAEQQPLTSTPVKGSADGACVDACEAEGTEADHGASSDNQPGPSTDSAEAQPFVLPLGVMARNEVYPRTCRKCFYGTGLIAGHGFTSPERTPGLFVLFDEDRFGFIWLELKSFSLYSRLTDHLAHAHAPNMERFEAMLQNMQSWTS comes from the exons ATGGCTGTTTGTGCCAGGCTCTGCGGAGTGGGTCAGTCGCGGCGGTGCCGCCGGCGACAGCCGCATAACCAGCAGGATCAGGGCAGCGATTCCGACATGGACGAAGAAGAAGGGGAGAGGGTCGTGGCTCAGAGGCAAGTCGACGTCGGCAGCGGAGGCCCGAAGAGTGGCGTGGCCACTGCAAGGCCTAGTGACGCTGGTGAATATGGCAGCGGTCTTGTGAACAGAGCAGGCTTTCTGGATCGCACGAGCACTGTACCTCCGCAGCCGCAATCATTAGCGGAATTACCGCCCGAGCTTTTGGTGGAGATATTCTCTGTACTTCCTGGGACGGCACTGCCCGATGTCGCCCTCGTTTGCAAAAAATTTAGGCATATTCTCAATACCGAAACCATCTGGAGAAGGCGATGTGTGGAAG aGTTTGGTATTAATGAGGATCCAAGAAAGATGGAAGTGGGAGGAATATCTAGCCGGGATTTCTACGTTAAAC GTGTGAACCCACGGGTGAAGTCTGGGCGCTTTATGAAGCTCCTCCCGGACTACGAGCACATGGACTATAGAGATGTGTACACATGCT TGCTTCACCCTTACAGACACATATTGGGCTTATGGCAACCTGACATAGGTCCTTATGGCGGCTTGCTCAATGTTGTG GTGGATGGGGTGTTCATCATTGGCTGGATGTATTTGCCACCTCACGACCCCCGTGTGGAGGATCCTATGAGGAGACGGCCACTCTTTCGTATTCACATGTTGGAGAGCGACAAGGCCACTGTGGAGTGCATGTACGGACATAAAGGACCCCACAAAGGTGACATACAG ACTGTCAAAAAGGACGAATTTTCAACTAAATGTAATGAGACTGAATATCACCGCATGCCAGGTGGCAGACAGGAG GAGTTCAGGACATGGTTGGAGGAAGAATGGGGCCGGACACTGGAAGAAATCTTCCATGAGCACATGCAGGAGCTTATCCTTATGAAGTTCATTTATACTAGTCAATATGA TAACTGCTTGACATACCGGAGGATCTACCTGCCTCCTACAATGCCCTCTGACCTGCTGCAGCCTGGCCTCTTTAAAGGCACCTATGGCAGTCACGGTTTGGAGATTGTTATGCTGAGCTTCCATGGGACATCAGCAAGAGCCACTAAACTCACT GGAGACCCCAACGTTCCTGCAGGTCAGCTCACTTTGGATGTTGACCTGAACCGACCTGTGGTCCTCCCAGACTTGGAGCACCAACGCAAAATAGAAGAGCTTTCCCGGCTGGTAATGGGGGTACACGAGGAGATGCAGAGGGAGGCAGAACAACAGCCCTTAACTTCTACCCCAGTCAAAGGTTCAGCAGATGGGGCCTGTGTTGATGCCTGTGAAGCAGAAGGGACGGAGGCAGACCATGGTGCCTCTTCAGACAACCAACCTGGCCCCAGCACTGATAGTGCTGAAGCCCAGCCCTTCGTGCTACCCCTGGGGGTTATGGCTCGTAATGAGGTGTACCCTCGCACCTGCAGGAAATG CTTCTATGGAACAGGCCTAATCGCTGGACACGGCTTTACGAGTCCAGAGCGCACCCCAGGgctgtttgtgctgtttgatgAGGACCGTTTTGGTTTCATCTGGCTGGAGTTGAAGTCTTTCAGTCTGTACAGTCGCCTGACGGACCATCTAGCCCACGCTCACGCCCCAAACATGGAGCGATTTGAGGCCATGCTGCAGAACATGCAGTCCTGGACATCCTGA
- the fbxo31 gene encoding F-box only protein 31 isoform X2, whose translation MAVCARLCGVGQSRRCRRRQPHNQQDQGSDSDMDEEEGERVVAQRQVDVGSGGPKSGVATARPSDAGEYGSGLVNRAGFLDRTSTVPPQPQSLAELPPELLVEIFSVLPGTALPDVALVCKKFRHILNTETIWRRRCVEEFGINEDPRKMEVGGISSRDFYVKLLHPYRHILGLWQPDIGPYGGLLNVVVDGVFIIGWMYLPPHDPRVEDPMRRRPLFRIHMLESDKATVECMYGHKGPHKGDIQTVKKDEFSTKCNETEYHRMPGGRQEEFRTWLEEEWGRTLEEIFHEHMQELILMKFIYTSQYDNCLTYRRIYLPPTMPSDLLQPGLFKGTYGSHGLEIVMLSFHGTSARATKLTGDPNVPAGQLTLDVDLNRPVVLPDLEHQRKIEELSRLVMGVHEEMQREAEQQPLTSTPVKGSADGACVDACEAEGTEADHGASSDNQPGPSTDSAEAQPFVLPLGVMARNEVYPRTCRKCFYGTGLIAGHGFTSPERTPGLFVLFDEDRFGFIWLELKSFSLYSRLTDHLAHAHAPNMERFEAMLQNMQSWTS comes from the exons ATGGCTGTTTGTGCCAGGCTCTGCGGAGTGGGTCAGTCGCGGCGGTGCCGCCGGCGACAGCCGCATAACCAGCAGGATCAGGGCAGCGATTCCGACATGGACGAAGAAGAAGGGGAGAGGGTCGTGGCTCAGAGGCAAGTCGACGTCGGCAGCGGAGGCCCGAAGAGTGGCGTGGCCACTGCAAGGCCTAGTGACGCTGGTGAATATGGCAGCGGTCTTGTGAACAGAGCAGGCTTTCTGGATCGCACGAGCACTGTACCTCCGCAGCCGCAATCATTAGCGGAATTACCGCCCGAGCTTTTGGTGGAGATATTCTCTGTACTTCCTGGGACGGCACTGCCCGATGTCGCCCTCGTTTGCAAAAAATTTAGGCATATTCTCAATACCGAAACCATCTGGAGAAGGCGATGTGTGGAAG aGTTTGGTATTAATGAGGATCCAAGAAAGATGGAAGTGGGAGGAATATCTAGCCGGGATTTCTACGTTAAAC TGCTTCACCCTTACAGACACATATTGGGCTTATGGCAACCTGACATAGGTCCTTATGGCGGCTTGCTCAATGTTGTG GTGGATGGGGTGTTCATCATTGGCTGGATGTATTTGCCACCTCACGACCCCCGTGTGGAGGATCCTATGAGGAGACGGCCACTCTTTCGTATTCACATGTTGGAGAGCGACAAGGCCACTGTGGAGTGCATGTACGGACATAAAGGACCCCACAAAGGTGACATACAG ACTGTCAAAAAGGACGAATTTTCAACTAAATGTAATGAGACTGAATATCACCGCATGCCAGGTGGCAGACAGGAG GAGTTCAGGACATGGTTGGAGGAAGAATGGGGCCGGACACTGGAAGAAATCTTCCATGAGCACATGCAGGAGCTTATCCTTATGAAGTTCATTTATACTAGTCAATATGA TAACTGCTTGACATACCGGAGGATCTACCTGCCTCCTACAATGCCCTCTGACCTGCTGCAGCCTGGCCTCTTTAAAGGCACCTATGGCAGTCACGGTTTGGAGATTGTTATGCTGAGCTTCCATGGGACATCAGCAAGAGCCACTAAACTCACT GGAGACCCCAACGTTCCTGCAGGTCAGCTCACTTTGGATGTTGACCTGAACCGACCTGTGGTCCTCCCAGACTTGGAGCACCAACGCAAAATAGAAGAGCTTTCCCGGCTGGTAATGGGGGTACACGAGGAGATGCAGAGGGAGGCAGAACAACAGCCCTTAACTTCTACCCCAGTCAAAGGTTCAGCAGATGGGGCCTGTGTTGATGCCTGTGAAGCAGAAGGGACGGAGGCAGACCATGGTGCCTCTTCAGACAACCAACCTGGCCCCAGCACTGATAGTGCTGAAGCCCAGCCCTTCGTGCTACCCCTGGGGGTTATGGCTCGTAATGAGGTGTACCCTCGCACCTGCAGGAAATG CTTCTATGGAACAGGCCTAATCGCTGGACACGGCTTTACGAGTCCAGAGCGCACCCCAGGgctgtttgtgctgtttgatgAGGACCGTTTTGGTTTCATCTGGCTGGAGTTGAAGTCTTTCAGTCTGTACAGTCGCCTGACGGACCATCTAGCCCACGCTCACGCCCCAAACATGGAGCGATTTGAGGCCATGCTGCAGAACATGCAGTCCTGGACATCCTGA
- the fbxo31 gene encoding F-box only protein 31 isoform X3, with the protein MAVCARLCGVGQSRRCRRRQPHNQQDQGSDSDMDEEEGERVVAQRQVDVGSGGPKSGVATARPSDAGEYGSGLVNRAGFLDRTSTVPPQPQSLAELPPELLVEIFSVLPGTALPDVALVCKKFRHILNTETIWRRRCVEEFGINEDPRKMEVGGISSRDFYVKRVNPRVKSGRFMKLLPDYEHMDYRDVYTCLLHPYRHILGLWQPDIGPYGGLLNVVVDGVFIIGWMYLPPHDPRVEDPMRRRPLFRIHMLESDKATVECMYGHKGPHKGDIQTVKKDEFSTKCNETEYHRMPGGRQEEFRTWLEEEWGRTLEEIFHEHMQELILMKFIYTSQYDNCLTYRRIYLPPTMPSDLLQPGLFKGTYGSHGLEIVMLSFHGTSARATKLTGDPNVPAGQLTLDVDLNRPVVLPDLEHQRKIEELSRLVMGVHEEMQREAEQQPLTSTPVKGSADGACVDACEAEGTEADHGASSDNQPGPSTDSAEAQPFVLPLGVMARNEVYPRTCRKWPNRWTRLYESRAHPRAVCAV; encoded by the exons ATGGCTGTTTGTGCCAGGCTCTGCGGAGTGGGTCAGTCGCGGCGGTGCCGCCGGCGACAGCCGCATAACCAGCAGGATCAGGGCAGCGATTCCGACATGGACGAAGAAGAAGGGGAGAGGGTCGTGGCTCAGAGGCAAGTCGACGTCGGCAGCGGAGGCCCGAAGAGTGGCGTGGCCACTGCAAGGCCTAGTGACGCTGGTGAATATGGCAGCGGTCTTGTGAACAGAGCAGGCTTTCTGGATCGCACGAGCACTGTACCTCCGCAGCCGCAATCATTAGCGGAATTACCGCCCGAGCTTTTGGTGGAGATATTCTCTGTACTTCCTGGGACGGCACTGCCCGATGTCGCCCTCGTTTGCAAAAAATTTAGGCATATTCTCAATACCGAAACCATCTGGAGAAGGCGATGTGTGGAAG aGTTTGGTATTAATGAGGATCCAAGAAAGATGGAAGTGGGAGGAATATCTAGCCGGGATTTCTACGTTAAAC GTGTGAACCCACGGGTGAAGTCTGGGCGCTTTATGAAGCTCCTCCCGGACTACGAGCACATGGACTATAGAGATGTGTACACATGCT TGCTTCACCCTTACAGACACATATTGGGCTTATGGCAACCTGACATAGGTCCTTATGGCGGCTTGCTCAATGTTGTG GTGGATGGGGTGTTCATCATTGGCTGGATGTATTTGCCACCTCACGACCCCCGTGTGGAGGATCCTATGAGGAGACGGCCACTCTTTCGTATTCACATGTTGGAGAGCGACAAGGCCACTGTGGAGTGCATGTACGGACATAAAGGACCCCACAAAGGTGACATACAG ACTGTCAAAAAGGACGAATTTTCAACTAAATGTAATGAGACTGAATATCACCGCATGCCAGGTGGCAGACAGGAG GAGTTCAGGACATGGTTGGAGGAAGAATGGGGCCGGACACTGGAAGAAATCTTCCATGAGCACATGCAGGAGCTTATCCTTATGAAGTTCATTTATACTAGTCAATATGA TAACTGCTTGACATACCGGAGGATCTACCTGCCTCCTACAATGCCCTCTGACCTGCTGCAGCCTGGCCTCTTTAAAGGCACCTATGGCAGTCACGGTTTGGAGATTGTTATGCTGAGCTTCCATGGGACATCAGCAAGAGCCACTAAACTCACT GGAGACCCCAACGTTCCTGCAGGTCAGCTCACTTTGGATGTTGACCTGAACCGACCTGTGGTCCTCCCAGACTTGGAGCACCAACGCAAAATAGAAGAGCTTTCCCGGCTGGTAATGGGGGTACACGAGGAGATGCAGAGGGAGGCAGAACAACAGCCCTTAACTTCTACCCCAGTCAAAGGTTCAGCAGATGGGGCCTGTGTTGATGCCTGTGAAGCAGAAGGGACGGAGGCAGACCATGGTGCCTCTTCAGACAACCAACCTGGCCCCAGCACTGATAGTGCTGAAGCCCAGCCCTTCGTGCTACCCCTGGGGGTTATGGCTCGTAATGAGGTGTACCCTCGCACCTGCAGGAAATG GCCTAATCGCTGGACACGGCTTTACGAGTCCAGAGCGCACCCCAGGgctgtttgtgctgtttga
- the fbxo31 gene encoding F-box only protein 31 isoform X5 has protein sequence MEVGGISSRDFYVKLLHPYRHILGLWQPDIGPYGGLLNVVVDGVFIIGWMYLPPHDPRVEDPMRRRPLFRIHMLESDKATVECMYGHKGPHKGDIQTVKKDEFSTKCNETEYHRMPGGRQEEFRTWLEEEWGRTLEEIFHEHMQELILMKFIYTSQYDNCLTYRRIYLPPTMPSDLLQPGLFKGTYGSHGLEIVMLSFHGTSARATKLTGDPNVPAGQLTLDVDLNRPVVLPDLEHQRKIEELSRLVMGVHEEMQREAEQQPLTSTPVKGSADGACVDACEAEGTEADHGASSDNQPGPSTDSAEAQPFVLPLGVMARNEVYPRTCRKCFYGTGLIAGHGFTSPERTPGLFVLFDEDRFGFIWLELKSFSLYSRLTDHLAHAHAPNMERFEAMLQNMQSWTS, from the exons ATGGAAGTGGGAGGAATATCTAGCCGGGATTTCTACGTTAAAC TGCTTCACCCTTACAGACACATATTGGGCTTATGGCAACCTGACATAGGTCCTTATGGCGGCTTGCTCAATGTTGTG GTGGATGGGGTGTTCATCATTGGCTGGATGTATTTGCCACCTCACGACCCCCGTGTGGAGGATCCTATGAGGAGACGGCCACTCTTTCGTATTCACATGTTGGAGAGCGACAAGGCCACTGTGGAGTGCATGTACGGACATAAAGGACCCCACAAAGGTGACATACAG ACTGTCAAAAAGGACGAATTTTCAACTAAATGTAATGAGACTGAATATCACCGCATGCCAGGTGGCAGACAGGAG GAGTTCAGGACATGGTTGGAGGAAGAATGGGGCCGGACACTGGAAGAAATCTTCCATGAGCACATGCAGGAGCTTATCCTTATGAAGTTCATTTATACTAGTCAATATGA TAACTGCTTGACATACCGGAGGATCTACCTGCCTCCTACAATGCCCTCTGACCTGCTGCAGCCTGGCCTCTTTAAAGGCACCTATGGCAGTCACGGTTTGGAGATTGTTATGCTGAGCTTCCATGGGACATCAGCAAGAGCCACTAAACTCACT GGAGACCCCAACGTTCCTGCAGGTCAGCTCACTTTGGATGTTGACCTGAACCGACCTGTGGTCCTCCCAGACTTGGAGCACCAACGCAAAATAGAAGAGCTTTCCCGGCTGGTAATGGGGGTACACGAGGAGATGCAGAGGGAGGCAGAACAACAGCCCTTAACTTCTACCCCAGTCAAAGGTTCAGCAGATGGGGCCTGTGTTGATGCCTGTGAAGCAGAAGGGACGGAGGCAGACCATGGTGCCTCTTCAGACAACCAACCTGGCCCCAGCACTGATAGTGCTGAAGCCCAGCCCTTCGTGCTACCCCTGGGGGTTATGGCTCGTAATGAGGTGTACCCTCGCACCTGCAGGAAATG CTTCTATGGAACAGGCCTAATCGCTGGACACGGCTTTACGAGTCCAGAGCGCACCCCAGGgctgtttgtgctgtttgatgAGGACCGTTTTGGTTTCATCTGGCTGGAGTTGAAGTCTTTCAGTCTGTACAGTCGCCTGACGGACCATCTAGCCCACGCTCACGCCCCAAACATGGAGCGATTTGAGGCCATGCTGCAGAACATGCAGTCCTGGACATCCTGA
- the ces2b gene encoding fatty acyl-CoA hydrolase precursor, medium chain, translated as MKSRYEQTFFVVASILFICVDPTLHAPQVHTKLGSLRGEYVSVKGKEDGAHAFLGIPFAKPPVGPDLRLAAPQPVEKWEGVKDATKQPPMCVQDKEHTVDLLEKLGGMLAVIPDISEDCLYLNIYTPANRAHDAKLPVMVWIHGGGFTVGSASMYDGSALAAYQDVVVVLIQYRLGLLGFLSTGDERMPGNYGLLDQVQALRWIQQHIHNFGGDPDLVTIFGESAGGISVSLLLLSPLSKGLFHHAIAESGTAAMDIFMSHDPLPMAQVVANASGCGLESTEKIAECMKNLDIDTVVNMLKDPRLRVFINVDGHFLTKPLDELFHKHELLTVPFITGVNNHEGGWLLAHFFTFGNWTNGMDREQVINSLSFYSDPKHAFMKDLMIDEYIGTGEDHVKNRDGFTEMFGDLLFTIPAIKTANYHRDAGALVYLYEYQHPPKFLQKKRPSFVRSDHGDELFTVFGFCFTTTHTKLKDACPQEEEHLSKTMMNYWGNFARTGSPNGKGLVHWPKYGAQEEYLAIGLKQQETHQNLKKDRFVFLTKTLPEKVRQHKEKMERSEL; from the exons ATGAAATCCCGGTACGAACAAACATTTTTCGTGGTggcttctattttatttatttgtgttgatCCAACCTTACATG CACCTCAAGTCCACACAAAGCTTGGGAGTCTGAGAGGTGAGTATGTAAGTGTTAAGGGGAAGGAGGATGGGGCCCATGCCTTCCTGGGTATTCCATTTGCCAAACCCCCCGTAGGCCCTGATCTAAGACTGGCTGCACCTCAACCTGTGGAGAAATGGGAAGGAGTGAAAGACGCCACCAAGCAGCCGCCCAT gtgTGTTCAAGATAAAGAGCATACGGTAGATCTGTTGGAAAAACTTGGTGGCATGTTGGCAGTAATTCCTGACATTTCAGAAGACTGCCTTTACCTTAATATTTACACTCCTGCAAACAGAGCTCATGATGCCAAGCTTCCG GTCATGGTTTGGATCCATGGTGGAGGTTTTACTGTAGGGTCAGCCTCAATGTATGATGGTTCAGCTTTGGCAGCTTACCAGGATGTCGTTGTGGTTTTAATCCAGTATCGCTTGGGACTTTTGGGATTTCTCAG CACTGGAGATGAGCGCATGCCAGGGAACTATGGATTGTTGGACCAGGTACAAGCCCTGAGGTGGATCCAACAGCACATTCACAACTTTGGAGGAGACCCAGACTTAGTTACCATATTTGGGGAGTCTGCTGGTGGAATAAGTGTTTCCTTATTG CTTCTCTCACCATTGTCTAAGGGCCTGTTCCACCATGCCATTGCTGAAAGTGGTACTGCTGCAATGGATATTTTTATGTCACATGATCCTCTACCAATGGCACAG GTGGTGGCAAATGCATCTGGCTGTGGCCTTGAAAGCACAGAGAAGATCGCTGAATGCATGAAAAACCTTGACATTGACACTGTTGTGAATATGTTGAAA GATCCAAGACTAAGAGTTTTCATAAATGTTGATGGACACTTCCTGACAAAACCTTTGGATGAGCTCTTCCATAAACATGAACTTCTCACTGTACCATTTATAACTGGTGTGAACAATCATGAAGGAGGTTGGTTACTCGCTCAT TTCTTTACTTTTGGAAACTGGACTAATGGAATGGATCGGGAACAGGTCATAAACTCACTGTCCTTCTACTCTGAT CCCAAGCATGCATTCATGAAAGATTTGATGATAGATGAATATATTGGAACTGGTGAAGATCATGTGAAAAACAGAGATGGGTTCACTGAGATGTTTGGAGATTTATTATTCACCATTCCAGCCATTAAGACTGCTAATTACCACAGAG ATGCAGGCGCCCTAGTATACCTGTATGAGTACCAGCATCCTCCAAaattcctgcaaaaaaaaagaccaagcTTTGTTAGATCTGACCATGGAGATGAACTTTTTACAGTGTTTGGATTCTGCTTCACAACTACCCatacaaaattaaaag ATGCGTGCCCTCAAGAGGAGGAACATTTGAGCAAAACAATGATGAACTACTGGGGAAACTTTGCCCGCACAGG ATCTCCTAATGGGAAGGGCCTTGTCCACTGGCCAAAGTATGGAGCTCAGGAAGAGTACCTGGCAATTGGTTTGAAGCAGCAGGAAACACATCAGAATCTGAAAAAGGACCGGTTTGTTTTCCTGACTAAGACACTTCCAGAGAAGGTCCGACAGCATAAAGAAAAGATGGAGCGTAGCGAGCTGTAG
- the fbxo31 gene encoding F-box only protein 31 isoform X4, which produces MEVGGISSRDFYVKRVNPRVKSGRFMKLLPDYEHMDYRDVYTCLLHPYRHILGLWQPDIGPYGGLLNVVVDGVFIIGWMYLPPHDPRVEDPMRRRPLFRIHMLESDKATVECMYGHKGPHKGDIQTVKKDEFSTKCNETEYHRMPGGRQEEFRTWLEEEWGRTLEEIFHEHMQELILMKFIYTSQYDNCLTYRRIYLPPTMPSDLLQPGLFKGTYGSHGLEIVMLSFHGTSARATKLTGDPNVPAGQLTLDVDLNRPVVLPDLEHQRKIEELSRLVMGVHEEMQREAEQQPLTSTPVKGSADGACVDACEAEGTEADHGASSDNQPGPSTDSAEAQPFVLPLGVMARNEVYPRTCRKCFYGTGLIAGHGFTSPERTPGLFVLFDEDRFGFIWLELKSFSLYSRLTDHLAHAHAPNMERFEAMLQNMQSWTS; this is translated from the exons ATGGAAGTGGGAGGAATATCTAGCCGGGATTTCTACGTTAAAC GTGTGAACCCACGGGTGAAGTCTGGGCGCTTTATGAAGCTCCTCCCGGACTACGAGCACATGGACTATAGAGATGTGTACACATGCT TGCTTCACCCTTACAGACACATATTGGGCTTATGGCAACCTGACATAGGTCCTTATGGCGGCTTGCTCAATGTTGTG GTGGATGGGGTGTTCATCATTGGCTGGATGTATTTGCCACCTCACGACCCCCGTGTGGAGGATCCTATGAGGAGACGGCCACTCTTTCGTATTCACATGTTGGAGAGCGACAAGGCCACTGTGGAGTGCATGTACGGACATAAAGGACCCCACAAAGGTGACATACAG ACTGTCAAAAAGGACGAATTTTCAACTAAATGTAATGAGACTGAATATCACCGCATGCCAGGTGGCAGACAGGAG GAGTTCAGGACATGGTTGGAGGAAGAATGGGGCCGGACACTGGAAGAAATCTTCCATGAGCACATGCAGGAGCTTATCCTTATGAAGTTCATTTATACTAGTCAATATGA TAACTGCTTGACATACCGGAGGATCTACCTGCCTCCTACAATGCCCTCTGACCTGCTGCAGCCTGGCCTCTTTAAAGGCACCTATGGCAGTCACGGTTTGGAGATTGTTATGCTGAGCTTCCATGGGACATCAGCAAGAGCCACTAAACTCACT GGAGACCCCAACGTTCCTGCAGGTCAGCTCACTTTGGATGTTGACCTGAACCGACCTGTGGTCCTCCCAGACTTGGAGCACCAACGCAAAATAGAAGAGCTTTCCCGGCTGGTAATGGGGGTACACGAGGAGATGCAGAGGGAGGCAGAACAACAGCCCTTAACTTCTACCCCAGTCAAAGGTTCAGCAGATGGGGCCTGTGTTGATGCCTGTGAAGCAGAAGGGACGGAGGCAGACCATGGTGCCTCTTCAGACAACCAACCTGGCCCCAGCACTGATAGTGCTGAAGCCCAGCCCTTCGTGCTACCCCTGGGGGTTATGGCTCGTAATGAGGTGTACCCTCGCACCTGCAGGAAATG CTTCTATGGAACAGGCCTAATCGCTGGACACGGCTTTACGAGTCCAGAGCGCACCCCAGGgctgtttgtgctgtttgatgAGGACCGTTTTGGTTTCATCTGGCTGGAGTTGAAGTCTTTCAGTCTGTACAGTCGCCTGACGGACCATCTAGCCCACGCTCACGCCCCAAACATGGAGCGATTTGAGGCCATGCTGCAGAACATGCAGTCCTGGACATCCTGA